A genomic segment from Micropterus dolomieu isolate WLL.071019.BEF.003 ecotype Adirondacks linkage group LG03, ASM2129224v1, whole genome shotgun sequence encodes:
- the LOC123968842 gene encoding terminal nucleotidyltransferase 4A-like produces MNSTPMDPRTAWIQQEQKGPDSSLWMHIWETPLGFGANSAIDNHLHHQRNFAALNANSAVLNGEYCKNVAPPPGTVFGKLPKRDGGGERGSVRRKGSLSPSSSSLDSEAESSSPFGSSLHIDNLNVAEEASRFLHYGEHELNENNLRRQHPPPPFHAVQQHCRSMQQSDGHTPTGVKNQHGNKHHHHQSHPTGRRRLLNRANTFHGINPLLSYGCNGHHVDSSCSLWKTRRYSPGINGLHEEIVDFFNFMSPRPEEEAMRRDVVNRIESVIKDLWPTARVEIFGSFSTGLYLPTSDIDLVVFGKWDHPPLQELEQALKKHNVAGPYPIKVLDKATVPIIKLTDHETEVKVDISFNVETAVKAAQLIKSYLKKYTVLPPLIFVLKQFLLQRDLNEVFTGGISSYSLILMAISFLQLHPRIDTRRANINLGILLIEFFQLYGHNFNYMKTGIRVKNEGAYLSKEEMLKAMGSGNRPSMLCIEDPIQPGNDVGRSSYGILQVKQVFDFAYMVLSHGVSSLARSYPNKEYDSTLGRIIKVSPEVLAYRDWTIKKWGAKQYAKLENHDVETCEQDLARLMLVSVEDQRDTSSPLSADSPSPSPVFLPSPQHHSSSSSACSLSSSSGSDMESDSPPNSNAAIQLHPLTLASVHSVIQMASDLRATHPAGFIHATPQAQMSLPENLTIPSLSDCQFYHENPPSISVVHRHTSQAAQVSQHTNSTSPLPSPLHQLHHPQVGGQQCHTFTMRSNSHGSLEPHKVGFKHNQGGSLQGQHHSQGNYSPQRRFVPQGHNTAPGFRNQQQYNRNTWRRRKRENLSTLNQSR; encoded by the exons ATGAACTCGACTCCGATGGATCCCAGGACCGCTTGGATCCAGCAGGAGCAAAAGGGACCTGACAGTTCCCTGTGGATGCACATTTGGGAAACCCCTCTGGGATTTGGAGCAAACTCCGCCATCGACAACCACCTTCACCACCAACGCAACTTTGCAGCGCTAAATGCCAACTCCGCAGTCTTAAACGGCGAGTACTGCAAAAATGTAGCGCCGCCGCCGGGGACTGTGTTTGGGAAACTGCCGAAGCGAGACGGCGGCGGAGAGAGGGGAAGTGTCCGGAGGAAGGGCTCGTTGTCaccgtcctcctcctctctggacTCGGAGGCCGAGAGCTCCTCGCCTTTTGGCTCCTCTCTGCACATCGACAATTTAAACGTCGCAGAAGAGGCCAGCCGGTTTTTACACTACGGCGAGCACGAGTTGAACGAGAACAATCTCAGGCGGCAACATCCCCCTCCGCCTTTTCACGCTGTTCAGCAACACTGTCGCAGCATGCAACAATCTGACGGCCACACCCCCACCGGGGTGAAAAATCAGCATGGGAACAAGCACCACCaccatcagtcacatccaaccGGCCGCAGGAGGCTTCTGAACAGGGCCAACACTTTCCACGGTATCAACCCGCTCCTGTCTTACGGTTGCAATGGACACCACGTAGATTCCTCTTGTAGCCTGTGGAAAACCAGGCGGTACAGCCCGGGTATTAATGG TCTTCATGAAGAAATTGTAGACTTTTTCAACTTCATGTCACCAAGACCAGAGGAGGAGGCCATGAGAAGAGATGTCGTGAACCGAATAGAAAGCGTCATCAAGGACCTGTGGCCCACGGCTCGG GTGGAGATATTTGGAAGCTTCAGCACAGGactttaccttccaacaag TGACATTGACCTGGTGGTGTTTGGAAAGTGGGACCATCCCCCACTGCAGGAACTGGAACAAGCTCTGAAGAAGCACAATGTGGCCGGCCCATATCCCATCAAGGTCCTCGACAAAGCCACA GTGCCAATCATTAAGCTTACTGACCATGAAACAGAGGTGAAAGTGGACATCAGCTTCAATGTAGAGACTGCTGTTAAAGCGGCACAGTTGATCAAAAGCTATCTGAAG AAGTACACTGTTCTGCCGCCTCTGATCTTCGTCCTGAAGCAGTTCCTACTTCAGAGGGATCTGAATGAAGTCTTCACTGGAGGAATTAGCTCTTACAGCCTCATATTAATGGCCATCAGCTTTCTGCAG TTACACCCTCGGATTGACACACGCCGCGCCAACATCAACCTGGGCATCCTGCTGATCGAGTTCTTTCAGCTTTATGGCCACAATTTCAACTACATGAAAACCGGCATCAGAGTGAAGAATGAAGGGGCTTATCTGTCCAAGGAGGAAATGCTCAAGGCCATGGGGAGTGGAAACAGGCCATCCATGCTCTGCATAGAAGATCCAATACAGCCAG GAAACGACGTTGGCAGGAGCTCATATGGCATCCTGCAAGTCAAGCAGGTGTTTGACTTTGCCTACATGGTGCTGAGTCATGGCGTGTCTTCTCTTGCGCGCTCTTACCCCAACAAAGAGTATGACAG TACTTTAGGACGCATCATCAAAGTCAGCCCAGAGGTGTTGGCCTACAGGGACTGGACAATCAAGAAGTGGGGAGCCAAGCAGTATGCCAAGCTGGAGAACCATG ATGTAGAGACCTGTGAGCAGGACCTTGCCCGGCTGATGCTGGTTTCTGTGGAGGATCAGAGGGACACTTCTTCCCCTCTTAGTGCCGACTCCCCCTCACCTTCTCCAGTCTTCCTGCCCAGCCCTCAACACCATTCATCATCATCCTCTGCTTGCTCGCTCTCGTCCTCCTCTGGAAGTGACATG GAGTCTGATTCTCCTCCGAACAGTAATGCTGCTATCCAACTCCACCCCCTCACCCTGGCCTCAGTCCATTCAGTAATCCAGATGGCTAGTGATCTGAGGGCCACACATCCAGCAGGCTTTATCCACGCCACACCTCAG gcCCAGATGTCCCTCCCAGAAAACCTAACCATTCCCTCGCTCTCTGATTGCCAGTTCTACCATGAGAATCCACCTTCAATCAGTGTTGTGCACCGTCACACGTCACAAGCTGCGCAAGTCTCCCAGCACACTAACTCCACAAGCCCTCTCCCCAGCCCCCTCCACCAGCTCCACCATCCTCAGGTAGGAGGGCAACAGTGTCACACTTTCACCATGAGATCCAATTCTCATGGCTCCCTTGAGCCGCACAAAGTTGGCTTCAAGCACAACCAAGGTGGCAGCCTCCAAGGTCAACATCACTCTCAAGGTAACTACAGTCCCCAGCGGCGGTTTGTtccccagggtcataacacgGCACCTGGTTTCAGGAACCAGCAGCAGTACAACCGTAACACCTGGCGCCGCAGAAAGCGGGAAAATCTTTCTACTCTCAACCAGAGCAGATGA